In Triticum urartu cultivar G1812 unplaced genomic scaffold, Tu2.1 TuUngrouped_contig_9511, whole genome shotgun sequence, the DNA window GACGTAAACTCGTAAGCTACCGAGGGTAGGGATAATCGTCCAGGTCTTATTTAAAAAAAAAGCCCCCCCGCCCTTGCAGGAGGTTAGTTCCTCTGTCGTTGCCGGAGAGTTCTTGGCGAAGAGACCTTAGGATAAGTTGCTAAAACAAACGGAGGGGAGAGGATAAGTTGCTAAAACAAACGGAGTGGAGGATCGACCCGTTCAGTAGAATTCCGAAGAAAGACTGTTGAAATAAATGCGGGCAGGGTAGAGCTCGGCAGAGGGTTCGAGAATAGGGTAGGGTTTTTTACGGTCGGGTCCCCTaccactagtccggctagccttCTTTCGGGCAGGAAGCAGGCCTAAACGACGGGCGGGCATCTCCCGCTACGCCAGAAGCAATGTTCGCCACCACCCGAACAGCAAAAGATTCGAGAGTCAAGGCGGAAAAGACAAGCATAGTGGTCTAATGACAAGGGCCGACGACGGAAGCTCGGGACGGAGCCGTATGATGCGGAAGTCTCACGTACGGTTCCCTAAGAAGGGAGTGGCTACCCACTGGGGCTTCGACCAACTACCACCGGTCAATTCCGCTTTGGGGCCACCCCTGACTCTACCATCATTATAGGGGTATGGGGTTCGAGACAAAGAAAGATCAAGGCAGAATATCAGTTTTTCCTATATACTTTACTTGGATCCGTTTTTATGCTATTAGCTATTCTGTTGATTCTTCTCCAAACAAGAACCACCGATTTACAAATTTTATTAACCACTGAATTTAGTGAGCGGCGCCAAATCCTTCTATGGATTGCTTTTTTCGCCTCTTTTGCCGTCAAAGTGCCTATGGTACCAGTTCATATTTGGTTACCCGAAGCCCATGTAGAGGCACCTACGGCTGGATCCGTCATCTTGGCTGGAATTCTTTTAAAATTGGGAACCTACGGGTTTTTAAGATTTTCAATACCCATGTTTCCCGAAGCGACACTTTGTTTCACTCCTTTCATTTATACTCTAAGCGCGATTGCTATAATATATACTTCCTTGACCACTTTAAGACAGATCGATCTTAAGAAGATCATTGCCTACTCCTCAGTAGCCCATATGAATTTGGTGACTATTGGTATGTTTAGTCGGGCGGCGGCCGTTAGGTCACCTATTTTGAGTTATGGACACACAAGCAAGGCCAAAACATGTGTGCCGGGCATGCGACCCATCAACCTACTAGAAATAGGGGAGAAAACTTAGCATGTCGCAACAAAAGCGTCGATTCGAGGCGTCAGCAAAACACCGCCGTCTGTTCCTAAAACAAAACCCCTTAGCGCCCTGGGACGGGAGTGGGGGACGGCCCTACGCAAACAGCAGCAGCACCGGCTCTACGAAGTCCAAATCGAATCTTTCGGTTGGCTTTCCCGTGAATAAGAATTGTTGGGCGTGGCGAAGCGATCGCTTCTAGCTGTTTCGCTTGCTTCTTTCTTATTGTGGCAGCTATTATGGCGTGGCTGAAATGAACGAAAAGCGAGATGATTCAAATCGATTGATAGATGGCCTGATCTGTTCTGATAGATCGAAAGGTTTTCTATCAATAATAAGGGTTGACCTCTTTCTATCTATTGATGATACAAGATATCTATCTATTCTGGATCCATCAGAAAGAAATCGATATGCATCTAATTTTTTCTACATCGTATGTAGAGCGCCCAAGCATTTGGCCAGCTCAGTTCTATTATCCATCGGTCCAATGCACTGGCTCATCTCATGGAGGGAAAAAGCAAATGTAGTTAGTTGTCTTGTTGTTGTTCACCGCCTCGACACATTCCCCGGCATCGTCCCACACAGAAAGAAAGAGAGTGGAGCCCCGACCCGACCTGTAAGTCCGCTAACGTAAAGCGAGGAGTTGAGCCTGAACTGGCGAACCGAAGTCACTTTCGTAACCATACTTCCTACAACTAACACGTGCCCAGTCTAGCGGGAACGCGAAGCGCAAACGAACGTGAGCTGCTATACCGAATCTCCCGCTGGCCATCGGGGACCTAATGGTAAGGCCATGATCCGCAGGGGAAGGGATCACTCATTCTTCTATTGGGGACAGGTGCACGAACGACAACTCCAAACGTCAGACATCCGCCGCCTATACCTACCGTTTAGGTGGCACCAGCGAGATCCAGCTAAGGTAAGGAACTTCGTGTCGCGGCTGCTCCACTCCGCTGCGGTCTTTTGAACTGAACTTCGTTGCCTTCCCGCGCGCGAAACGAATGGGCGCTGTGTCGTGGGTCAGTTTTGGGGCGGGGGGCAGAGAGAGAGACCAGAAGAATGATTCATTTGGATCGACGAGCCATTTCGCGAATCAATGGAATGTCTCTCTATCCATATCTATTCTATCTTTATATGAcgggccataaaaaaagaagtaTTTTTATGGCATGCGGGATGATCGCGCCTAGTAGCCACATATCAGCTGCGCTCAATATGCGGGATTTCCGTTGGATCAGATCTTTCGCTTTGACGAATTTGGACCTAGCGAAAAGGACTCTAAGCCTTCGCGCAAACAAGCAAAGTAGAAGCAAGACGAGGAAGCGGAGCTGTCATAGAAGCAGTAGCTTCCCCCGACAATATACAATACAACAGTAGCGACCATGAATAAAAAAGCCCCTTGTTTAACGAGTTCGCTGCTTTTCCCAGGCCGGAGAAGGGCAACTACTTATTGATTGATCGCCTTTCTTTGATATGTGTTCAATTTAGTACAATACAAACTAAAACTAGATCAAAGCGGAAGGGCCACTCACTATAGAAGCTATAACTAGAAAAGCCCTAGCCAATAGTTTAGTAGTCGGCCAAACCCCCATGCTCACGAcatgttcttgatattgattgagTTGGAGGGAGTCAGAGACTACCACGGAATCCTTCCATAGTCACCCCGGTGACCTTCGTCACCAAAGCGTCACGACAGTTTCCAAGACCCCTCATATAATCTCCAGTGGGGATCAGTCGGAGCACGTAGGAATGCCGACCACTACATAAGCCGCTGGCGGAGAAAGCTCGAAGAGCTTCCCTTCATTCGCTTCGCGGGAGTCACACACAGCACATAGCTGGAAGTCAGAGGGCCCGTACTACCTTCCTAACCCTTCGCTCCGAGGGACCGTAGAACGAAAAGCGCCTTCTAAACAACTCGGCAGAAGGGAAGGGGCCTATGTATTTGCATGACCCCTGCGGATTTGACCCTACCTACACCCGGAGCCAATCCCCTAGCGGTCCTGCCACCACGCCGCAGAACAGGAGCTCGTGTGGAACCTTGGATTTCTGGCGTAACAGCGGTGGAAGGTATCAAAATATTACGGTCGCATAACATACTATATACGCTAAGGTCGGCCAAAATATGGACACCCAAAGGGCCCGGCGCGCACAATCCTATCCTATCTGAGCCCGTCATTGCATGCACTTTGGACAGCCGTCCGTAGCATCATAAGGAGCACCTCCCTTTCGAGGTACCCAAATGGAACGGTCTTTATTTGTGTTGTTGGTTGGTCTTTCTCAACGTGGTCTATAGCACGAAAAACCATTCTTTACAAGATAGGTCCGTTCACATGAAAGAAAATACAAAATCCATTCTTCATGGTCGGGCGCATTTCTCCAAATCCTCCAGGATCACAAGTGGAACGCTAAGCAAGGGTGGGGAGGCTGCGAACTCCGCGTCGAAAAGAAAGAAGCAAGCATGGGGTGTTGCCGTAGCGCGCCGGAGAGCAAGCATAGGCAACCAAACTAAATAAGGCTACAAAAGTAGCTAGCTAGCATTTTTAAGCTGGCTGCCTTTTCTAGCGCGCGTACTCTTCTGTGGAGTCGCACGGAACGAGCCTTGTCTTCCCTCCAACGACTAGCTCCCTTTTCTTGTTCCGGTCACCCTTCTCTTGCCGTGGAAGGACTTTTTCCTGTGGTGTGGTCCAACCCGTGGGTGGAGTCGCCCTCATCCCCCCATTGCTTAGTGCTCCCTGCAGCTTTGCTGGGCTTTACCCACGTGGGCGCGGGCTTCTATAAGAGAATGAAAAGCTCTCTTTTTACAATAAAACGCGAACCACGCGGAGCCCACCCTTTTTCGTTTTCTGCCGCCATTGGGTGGCCGCAGGGGAAACACAGCCCGGCCGCCTCTCGGGAAAGGGGGGGTGGGCCTACCTATCCCGAGGGAGCAGCTGAGAGGTTCCATATGCCGAGACGAAGGGCAAAACTTCAGTGCGTGATCGTAGTATGTCACCTCGTCTCGTCCTCGCAGCATCGAAGAGTACCTATGCACTATGTTTCGGTTCACTGATAAGGAAGATAGAGTTGGGGTGGGGGTCTACGATGTGATACTATAGTATGCCCCGGGGAGAAAGATGCGCAACTCAAAACGGAAGCAGGAAGCGTGTTGTCAAAAATGTCGGAGGTTACCAGATCTCTGAGACTACCATCGATCCGACAGAGCGGAACGACCAGAAAAAGAAGTGGAGTTAGAAAGCCGTATGACAGGTGGTAACTATCTTGTACAGTTCGAGGGGTAAGCGGCGTACTCTGGGGGAATATTAGGCTCTATCGAACATACAGGGAATTGGAGGTAGCATTTTACTTATGTTAAGTCATGGACTGGTTTCTTCAGCCCTTTTTCTATGTGTTGGTGTTCTATATGACCGACATAAGACTCGACTTGTTAGATATTATGGAGGTTTAGTGAGCACCATGCCGAATTTCTCTACCATTTTCTTCTTTTTCACTTTAGCCAATATGAGTTTACCCGACACTAGCAGCTTTATCGGCAATTTCTAATCTTAGTAGGAGCTTTCCAAAGAAATAGCTTAGTAGCCACATTAGCTGCGCTTGGGATGATTTTAGGCGTGGCGTATTCCCTTTGGCTATATAATCGTGTGGTTTCTGGAAATTTAAAATCTGATTTCCTCTATAAATTCTCTGATCTAAATGGCAGAGAAGTTTCCATATTTCTACCTTTTCTTGTTGGAGGGGCGACCGTCCGTTGAACTACCAAAAAAGGGTAAACCAATGTGATCATGACATTGTAGGTGCTTGCGATGGGACGGTTGCGACTTCCCTCATAAGTAATGGGTGGCATAGCCTGTAGCAGAAGTCCCCTTTTTTTTATCCATTTCTTTATTACCCCAGAGGGGCCCACCCTGGTGGGACTGAGAGAAAGAaaggacgggggggggggggggcgaccaTGCATGGCATTTCTCGACCGTGTCTCCGAGGGACAGTTGAATGAGCGACTCATGAATGCTGCCGGGTCGGACGAGCCAATAACTCGAACGTGTTCGGTTAGTTTTTTGAGCAAGAATCACAGCGTTACCTTACCTTCACCATGATACGGACTCCAAGTTCTTATCGCAGAGCACGAGGAGTTTCCTTCAATATGATGATGAGAATGGAAACTAGAAGCACGACTGGGTCTTCGTAGTCCGAGATCATACTTATATATCAGTCACAGTAACGTAAGCATGAGACTTTTTGGTAGTACCGGTGAACCAGATGGCCGCGGCGAGGGAATCTGGGACGGAGGACTCGTAATATCTCTATAGATCTGGCAAAAGCGAAAGACCCCTAACGTCAGGGGCTGACCACTGAGCTCACTCAGGCCCTGCTGGGTGGGCCAGAGTGGGTCCGAGCTGGAATTGCCATAGCTTATGGTTAGAGCAATAGGAAAGGGCCCAGCAGAGAGAACAGTCAGGATAACGAGCGCGGAGCCCACTTGGCAGGCGGCAGGAGCAGTGGGCAAGTGCTTGCTTGGTAGGCCAATAGCCCTGTGAACCGGGCGGGGCACTCGACGAAAGGGGGGCACGCTGAGCAAGTACGCAAAATGGCCCTGCGGAGCtttcaaaaagaaaagcaagGACCACTACGGGAGGTCGAACCACGGACCGGAGGTAGTAGAACGTGATCCGCACCGGTCAATATTGGATCAAACAATAGGGGACCGTAGCACTGACGTTTTTTTGCAAGACAATAGGTACTGTTCCCTACCGAGACAAGGGACACTCTCAACGGATCCTCCACGCGCTGGGCATACCATAGTTCTTCCGTGCATCTTTATCGTGGCAGAAACAGAACAAGAGGGAATGACCCGGCCGACTCGCCCAGGGCTAGAGGGCGAGCCATACGAGAGTGAGTCGAATTCTGTTTACGTTCTCGGTTTGGGTTCGGGCCCCTCTCGATCTTTTgcgtataagggaagggggaaggagTCTAAATCTATGGACATTAATGAAGCACCATTGATGGACATTGCACATGACACGAGAAATTCGACTCGACGGTCCGGTGCTAATAGAAGTCGCTTACTCTTCGTCTAGCGAAGGTGCCAGATCCTTAAAGTAAAGTATCTATCAGCCTAGTGTACCAACCACGTGGTACGACGGGCACTCAAAGACCTGGCGAATGAGGGCCCACCCCACCCAAGAGCGCTTATGTCATATGGGAACTCTCGGCTAGAAACAATCCTTATGGTTTTTATATCCCGTTAGAATAATAAGAAAGAATCAAAGTCCAGGTTGGTTGGTGAGCCTAGTGATAGGAGACTATCTAGCTTGGTTCGGAGAGCACTTGTTGGGTTTCAGATTCATTTTTTGCTAAATGTTATGGCCTAAATGCTGAACTATTGACCCTACTTGTTCGGATGGGTGTTCACCCCAAAGTGTTCCCGGACTGCATGCATACATCCGTAAGTAACTTAGTGCAACATGGCAAATTTCATTGAGAGGAATCAGCAAAGAAAAGAAATCTTCTCCGGGTGATCAAGTTCCTTTTTCGGTCTGGGCCACGTCTTTGCTTTCTTCAGAGGCCCATTTTCCTGGGCATCAGTGAGTGGAATACTTAACAGTGATTACATTCTTATGTAGATTCCATTGCTCGAATGGGACTTGTTTGTTGGCACCGACCTCGATAAGAAGCAAGGGAGTGGTGCCGAAGCGAACGGAGCTGCAGAGCCGTTTGTTTACCAATCCGCCAACTTAAGCTAGGAAAAGTGTAAGAGACCGTGCATCTTCATGTAAATAAAGGTAAATAATCTTAGAAACAGTCAAGAAACTGGGAATTTTTTATTCCATTTCTTAGCCAGGGCAAGCCCTACCGACCTACGACCGGAGAAGATGTTGTGTTGTTCGTATCACTTGCTAGAGATAGAGAAGCTAGAACAGGAACTGCCCGGGAGGGTTCAAAGAATGAGGTCTTCACCTTTGAGCTGGATCTCATCTCATTCTAGCACATACTACGAGCGATTGACTTAAAGAATACAACAAATGGTTGTGGGGTTATCTTTGTACCCTGTGACTACAACCACAAGGTCCGAATCAAGCGAAACGGCTGAGGCGCAAGCCCTTTTCTCGCCACTACTCTGTGTACCCAAAGTCAGCAACCTTTTTGGCACGCCGGCTAGCAAGTTCATTGCTTCAATGACATGAATTCAATCAAGTGGACAAATCCTATCCTGGAAAATATGGGCAATCAGCTAGAAACTCAATAGTCTTACGTGGAAAGCACTCAACCGGCCTTCCTCTTCTGAATTATATGAATGACAGAAATCAGTCCTCACTTGTATTAACTTCATGAGTGAAGAGATAGACAAGGTGGTGAAAAGCATGAAACCAAATACTGCTCCAGGTCTAGATGGCTTCTCTGTTAGCTTTTTAGAGCCTTTTGGCCCCAGTTGAGAGATATACTAATATAAATGCTTCAGGAGCTGTATCATGGCAGGTTGAACTTGTCCAGACTAAACTATGGTGTCATTTCTCTACTGCCAAAGATTAAGGATGCTAATAGTATCCTACAGTATAGACCCATATGTGTTCTAAATGTTATGTTTAAAGCTATTACCAAAGCTCTGACACTTAGATTTACTCCTCTGGCTCGACAAGTAATCAGCTCTCTTCAGACTGGATTTATTCCTGGGAGGTACATTTTGGATGGATGTGTAATTCTTCATGAAGTTTTGCATGAGTTAAAAACCTCTCACTCTGAAGGAATTTTGCTTTAGTTGGACTTTGAAAAAGCTTACGATAGAGTTCAGTGGCCTTTCTTGGCAGAGGTAATGCATAGGAAAAACTTCCCTGACAGGTGGATAGATTGGATTAGACAAGCAGTGGAAGGAGGCAAAGTGTGTGTGAATATGAATGGAGATTGGCGAGAATATTTCTCTACTTTCAGAGGTTTGAGGCAAGGAGATCCTCTTTCTCCTTTGCTTTTTCACCTAGTAGGTGATGCACTATCTGCAATTCTGGATAGAGCTAAGAAAGCATGTGTGATTAGAGGTTTGGTACCACATCTGATACCAGGGGGGATTAGTCATTTGCAATATGCTTCTGATACTTTGCTTTTTTTTGCATAATGACATGGAGTCTATTACTGGATTCTAATTCCTTCTCTACTGTTTAGAGGAAATGTCTGGCATGAAAGTCAATTACTTGAAGAGTGATATTTTCACAGTAGGGTTGAGTGTAGAGGAGGAGCAGAGGGTAGCTGATATAACTGTGAGATAGGCAAATTTCCAATAAAATATAATATCTGGGATTACCAATCAGCAAAGACAAGATCTCTTCTAATGATTTGTTTTCATTAAAAGGTAGAAAAGAAGTTGGACTCTTGGCAATGCAGACATTTCTCTTATGGAGGAAGAGATATATTGATCAATGCATGTTTATCAAATGTCCCTATGTACCTTCTGGGTTGCTACACTTTGCCTGTCAAAATACAGAAAAAGTTGATAAAATAAGAAATCACTTCTACTGGGAGTAAGAAGAAGAAATTTCACATTGTCAGATGGGAACACCTATGCACCCCTAAAGATTATGGTGGTGTGGGCTTCACTGATATGAGAGTCAGAAACATTTGTTTACTGTCAAAGTGGCTGGAGGAGGTCAATTAACTACTGGAGCTTACACTGCAGATACTACTTATTAAAGGGCACACATTTCAAGAAACCTTCAAGCTACTAAAATTGGAAAGCAATGATGTTATACTGGGTAGTTCCTAGTTAAAGTTATGGTTACTACCCGGGGAGGAAAGTGATTCAGATTATGAAGTTTCC includes these proteins:
- the LOC125532263 gene encoding LOW QUALITY PROTEIN: NADH-ubiquinone oxidoreductase chain 4-like (The sequence of the model RefSeq protein was modified relative to this genomic sequence to represent the inferred CDS: inserted 1 base in 1 codon); translation: MLEHFCECYFDLSGPILCPVLGSITPLFIPNSSIRPIRLIGLCVSLITFLYPPVPRIQFDPSTAKSQFVESLRWLPYENIHLYMGIDGLSLFFVILTTFLIPICISVGWSGMRSFGKEYITAFLIREFLMIAVSCMLDPLLFYVLSESVPIPMFIIIGVWGSRQRKIKAEYQFFLYTLLGSVFMLLAILLILLQTRTTDLQILLTTEFSERRQILLWIAFFASFAVKVPMVPVHIWLPEAHVEAPTAGSVILAGILLKLGTYGFLRFSIPMFPEATLCFTPFIYTLSAIAIIYTSLTTLRQIDLKKIIAYSSVAHMNLVTIGMFSPNIQGIGGSILLMLSHGLVSSALFLCVGVLYDRHKTRLVRYYGGLVSTMPNFSTIFFFFTLANMSLPDTSSFIGXFLILVGAFQRNSLVATLAALGMILGVAYSLWLYNRVVSGNLKSDFLYKFSDLNGREVSIFLPFLVGVVRMGVHPKVFPDCMHTSVSNLVQHGKFH